Genomic segment of Alkalidesulfovibrio alkalitolerans DSM 16529:
AACCCTGGTCAGCCGCCGCACCGTATCCGGCTCGTCTCCGATCAGGGCCGTGAGCCCGGCCCGGGGGTCGATCTGTCCAAGCTGCGCCAGGGCCCTGGGTTGCAGCATGCGCATAAGCGCCCTGCGGGTGTTGATGAGCGGCAGGAAGGTACGGCGCGCCCTCGTGAGCAGCGGTTGGAGGAGGAAATAGGCGAGATGGGGGATTTCGCGCGGCCGGTGTCCACGCAACAGCCTGAACGCCCGGCCTGGATCGCCCGGCAGCGAAGCCAGGAAACCGGCAAACTTGAAAACCTGGTATCCGCCGAAAAATTCATCGCCTCCGTGACCGGTGAGGATTACTTTGACGGATTTGGAGGCCTCGCGAGCCACCACGTATTGCGAAAAAGAACCGTAGCCCATGCGCGGTTCGTCGAGGTGGTACATAAGATCGTCGAAGCAAACCGCAAAGTCATCCGGCCCCATGACAACCTCGGAGTGGCGCGAGCCGATGCGCTCGGCCACTGCCCGCGCGCCGCCGCTCTCGTCATACCAGCCTCCCACGTCGAAACGGCCGTTGAAGGTTGCCACGCCCGTGCCCAGATTTTCCAGGGCCAGGGTGGCCACGCTCGTGGAGTCGATGCCGCCGGAAAGGTAGGTGGCGATCTCCACGTCGCTCATGAGGTGGCGCGCCACCGACTCCTTGGCGGTAACCAGAAACTCGTCGCAGGCCTCGGCGAAGGTCATGGGTGTCTCGTCCCGGAAGACCACGTCCCAATAGCGGTGCGCGCGCAGCCTGGCAGCCTCGAAAACGAGCGTCTGGCCCGGTTCGACCATGCGCATGCCGGCGAAAAGCGTCTGTGCGCCGAAGGTGTTCTCGAAGGTCAGATACTGGGCGAAACCCTCGGGATCGGCCTTGGCGCGGATCAGGCCCGAGGCCAGAATGGCCTTGATCTCCGAGGCGAAGATAAGTCCGCCCCCGATCTGGGCGTAATACAGCGGCTTGATGCCCAGTCTGTCGCGGCCGAGGATCAGACGGCGGCGGATGCGGTCGAAGAGGCCGAAGGCGATCATGCCGTTCAGGACCAGCGGCCAGTCTTCGTCGCCTTCTCGAGCCGCGTCCTCGTACAGATGCAGCAGCACCTCGTTGTCGCTGTGGGAACGAAAGGCGTGGCCCGCATCAAGGAGCCCACGGCGCAATTCCGGGGCGTTGTATATCTCGCCGTTACCCGTGAGGACCACGCCCTCGTCCTCGCTGAACATGGGCTGGTTGCCCTGCGGCGAGAGGTCCACGATGGACAGTCGGACATGGCCGAGGGAAATATCGCCCTCGGACCACAGACTCGTGTTGTCGGGCCCACGATGACCAATCACTTCGAGCATGCGCGCCACGATCACGTGGGCTCCGGCAATGCCCACCACTCCGGCTATGCCGCACATTTCTGTCTCGACCTTTCTTTACCGGTGGGCAGTGAAGTCCGCATGGCGTCACGGGCGACACCATGCGAGGGAAAGCCCTGGATCATGCGGCAAACCTCGTATTCGGCCATGCGCGTTCGTCCGTTCAACCGTTGACCAGTTCCTGGAGCCGGAAGCGAAGGTTGGTATAGCGGCGCTCGGAGCGGTTGTTCTTGACGGCCAGGGCCACGGCGCGGCGGCTGCCCACGAGCACGACCAGCTTCCTGGCCCTGGTGATGGCGGTGTACAGCAGGTTCCGCTGCAAGAGCACGAAATGCTGCGTGAGCAGCGGGATGACCACGGCCGGGTACTCGCTGCCCTGCGATTTGTGCACGCTCACGGCGTAGGCCAGGGAAAGCTCGTCCAGTTCCGTGGCGTCGTAGAGCACGGCGCGGCCGTCAAAATCCACGAGCAGTTCGCCGCCTTCCTGATCCACCTCGGTGATGAACCCCAGGTCCCCGTTGAAGACGTCCTTCTCGTAGTCGTTGCGAAGCTGGATCACGCGGTCGCCCGCGCGAAAGCGCGTCTGGCCGCGCAAGAGTTCACGGCGGCGCGGATTCACGACCTCCTGCACGGCCTCGTTCAGGGCCTTGGTGCCCACCTCGCCCTTGTGCATGGGCGTGAGCACCTGGATGTCGCGCAGCGGATCAAGCCCGTAGGCGCGCGGGATGCGCTCGGCCACGCAGTCGATCACCAGGCGGCGCACGGTGGCGGGATCGTCCTGCACGATCCACCAGAAATCCTTCTTGGGCGGCTGCGCGTCGTCCTCGATGGGGAACTCGCCCTGGTTCACGCGGTGGGCGTTGCGCACGATGGCGCTCTCCATGGCCTGGCGGTAGATGTGCTCCAGGCGCGAGTGCGGCAGCGCCTCGCTGGTCAGAAGATCGGCCAGCACGTTGCCCGGCCCCACCGACGGCAACTGGTTCACGTCGCCCACCAGCACCAGGCGGCAGGTCAGGGGCAGGGCCCGCAACAGCGCCTGGAAGAGCTGCGTGTCGAGCATGCTGGCCTCGTCCACGAGTATGGCGTCGGCCTTGAGCTTGTGCTCCTCGTTCACGGCGAAGCCGCCGTCGGGCTGGTATTGCAGAAGCCGGTGAATGGTCGAGGCCGCGCTTCCGGCCGCCTCGCTCAGGCGCTTGGCCGCGCGGCCCGTGGGCGCGCAGAGCTTGACCGAGAGCCCGGCCGCGGCCAGAGCGCGCACGATCATGCGGGTGATGGTGGTCTTGCCCGTGCCGGGACCGCCGGTGATGATCCAGGCCTTGTTCACGCAGGCTCCGACCACGGCCTCGCGCTGCTCGTTGGAGAGCGTGATCCCGGCCGCGCGCTCAAGACCCGGCAACAGCCCCTCGACCTTGGAGCGCAACTCGCGCGGGCAGGGGTGGTCGAGCAGGGCCACGAGGCGAGAGGCCACATCGCGCTCCAGGTTGTAGAAGAGCCTGAGCCAGATCGCCTCTTCCACGCCCTGCACGGAGAGATCCTCGACGACCACGCGCTTCTTGGCTTCGAGCCCGGCCAGGGCCTCGTCAAAACGGTCGTGATCCAGGCCGCCGAGCAGTTCCTGGCACAGGCCGAAGAGTTCGTCGCGGGGGAAGAAGAGGTGGCCGCGCTCGCTGACCGTGAAGAGCCCGAAGACGATGGCCGCCTCCACCCGTTCCAGCGCATCCGGGGCGAAGCCAAGCTTGAGGGCCATGGCGTCGGCCGTTCGAAAGCCCACGCCCCGCACCAGATAGGCCAGCTCGTAGGGATTCTCGCGCAGCTTGGCGATGGCCCCCGCGCCCCACAGCGAGAAGATGCGCGGGGCGAAGGTCACTGGCGCGCCGTGGGTCTGCAAGAAGAGCATCAGCCCGCGAATCTCGCGCTGCTCGTTCCAGCAGGCCACGATGTCCGCGAGCTTCTTGCGCCCCACGCCCTCCACCTCGAGCAGGCGCTTGGGCTCGTTGTCCAGGATGTCCAGGACTTCGATCCCGAAACGGTCGGCCATGCGCTCGGCCAGGGCCGGGCCCACGCCCTTGATGAGCCCCGAGGAGAGGTAACGGACGACCCCGGCCAGGCTCGCGGGATAGGCCTGCACGAAGCGGTTGACCTCGAACTGGCGGCCGAAGCGCGGGTGCTCCTTCCAGCGGCCCCACATCTCCAGGACCTCGCCCGGCGTGAGCTCGCCCATGACGCCGACCACCGTGGTCTGGCCCGGCTCGCCGCGCGCGGCCACGCGGGCCACGGTCCAGCCGCTGTCCGGCGCGTGAAAGGCCACGGACCGCACCTCGCCCGTCAGAAAAATCTGATCGTCGCCTTCGGGCAGGCCGTCGAGAAGGTGTTGGGAACTCATGTCGTTCAGGCGCTTCGTCTTTGGGCGGCCTAGATCTTCTGCCGCCACAGGAGCGATTGGCGCAGGGTCTCGCGGTCCACGTACTTGACCTCGGAGCCCAGCGGAATGCCCTGGGCCAGCCGGGTCAGGCCGATGTCTGGAAATTCGCGCGCCAACAGGTTCTTGACGTAGGAGGCCGTGGCCTCGGCTTCGGTGGTGGTGCCCAGCGCCAGGATCAGTTCGCGCACCTCGCCCTCGGCCAGCCGGGCCTTGAGCGCAGCGAAATCGAGGCTCGCGGCGTCCACGCCGTCCAAGGGGGCGATGAGGCCGCCGAGGACCATGTACTGGCCCCGGTAAAAACCGCCCGCCTCAAGCGCCAACAGGCTGTCCCACTCGCCCACCAGGCAGAGTTGGTCGCGCTCGCGCCCCGGATCGGCGCACAAGGGACAGGGGCTTTGCTCCGCGATGCTCAGGCAGCGGCGGCAAAAACACAGCTTCTCGCGCAGGTCCAATACGGCCTGGCCCAGGGCGTCCGCCCGTTCGCGCGGCCATTTGAGCATGGTCAGGGCGATGCGCAGGGCGGACTTGGGGCCCAGGCCGGGCAACGCGGCCAGCCGCTCCACCAACTCGCGCAAGGGGAGCGGCAGCGTGTTCGCGTCCATGGACCGCCTAGAGGATGCCGGGCAGCTTGATGCCGCCGGTGATCTTGGTCATTTCGGCCTCGCGCAGTTCGTTGGCCTGCTTGATGGCTTCCTTGATGGCCGCGAGCACCAGATCCTGGAGCATCTCCACGTCCTGGGGATCGACCACGGACTTGTCGATGCGAATGGCCACGATCTCGCCCGAGCAGTTGGCCGTGACGCTGACCATGCCGCCGCCGCTTTGGGCTTCCACGGTCCGCTCGGCCAATTCCTTCTGTAAATCGGCCATCTTCTTTTGCATCATCTGGGCCTGGCGAACCAGGTCGTTCATTCCGCGCATGGCGTCTCCTTGCGATATTTTCGTTTTCTAGTGTTTGGGGCCGAAATCCATGATGACCGCGCCGAATTCGTCCTTCATGCGGCGCACCACGGGGTTGGCCAGTATCTCGTCGAGCATTTCGCGGCGGCTCTTTTCCGGGGCGCGCCGGACGCTGGAAAAGCCGATCGTCACGTCCGGGCCGAAGAAGTCGCGGGCCGCGGCCGTAATACGGGCGAGGTTGTCCGCCTGGGTCATCTGGCTGCGATGGCTGTCGTTTTGACAGACGACGGTCAGTCCGCCCCCGGCGTATTCGCCCGTGCACAGGGAAAAGCTCGGCGGCAGGGCCCGGCCGTTCTCGCGGGTTCCGACGTAGGCCCGAAACGCCTCGAAATCGCGCGGTCCCGGCGGAGGGGGCGGATTGCCGCGCGGTGCGGCCACTGGTTCGGGACTCGCCTTTTCCTCCGCCTTGGGCGCGGGGGAAGCGGCCTCAGCCGTGCGCGGCGGCTCGGGATCGCGGGGGGCGGTCTCGGCCCACGGCGGGGTCGCGTCGGCGCATGGGCCGGGGTCGCCGTCCTCCCAGGGCGGGGCTTCGTCCTGGGAGGCGCGCCTGGCGGGCTCGCGGGACGAAGCGGGCGCTGGCTCGCGAGGCGCCGCAGGCATGGCCTTGGCGGTCGGCGCTTGGGGCGGGGGGGCGACCTCGCCTCCCTGCTTCGCGCCGCTAGGGCTTTGCGGCGCGTTGCCCGGCCCGCTGGCCGATGATTTGGGAGGAGCGCTCGCAGCCCCACCCGGCGTATTGCCCGGCGTATTGCCAGACACGTTGCCGGATGCGGGCGTGACCGCGCCAGTCGCGCCGGGGCCGTCGAGGTCCAAGAGCCTGGGCAGGCAAGCCATGTTGAAAAGCAAAAGCTCCAGCGCCTGCGCGGGCTCCAGGCTGTGCAGCACGCGGCGCTGGCCTTCGAGCGTCAATTGCCAGCAGGCGTGGATGTGGGCCAGGCTCAGGCGCGAGGCGAAACCGGCCAGTTCGCGGGCCTCCTCGGCGGGCATGTCCAGCACCTCCAGGGCC
This window contains:
- a CDS encoding YbaB/EbfC family nucleoid-associated protein; translated protein: MRGMNDLVRQAQMMQKKMADLQKELAERTVEAQSGGGMVSVTANCSGEIVAIRIDKSVVDPQDVEMLQDLVLAAIKEAIKQANELREAEMTKITGGIKLPGIL
- the recR gene encoding recombination mediator RecR, whose translation is MDANTLPLPLRELVERLAALPGLGPKSALRIALTMLKWPRERADALGQAVLDLREKLCFCRRCLSIAEQSPCPLCADPGRERDQLCLVGEWDSLLALEAGGFYRGQYMVLGGLIAPLDGVDAASLDFAALKARLAEGEVRELILALGTTTEAEATASYVKNLLAREFPDIGLTRLAQGIPLGSEVKYVDRETLRQSLLWRQKI
- the asnB gene encoding asparagine synthase (glutamine-hydrolyzing), with product MCGIAGVVGIAGAHVIVARMLEVIGHRGPDNTSLWSEGDISLGHVRLSIVDLSPQGNQPMFSEDEGVVLTGNGEIYNAPELRRGLLDAGHAFRSHSDNEVLLHLYEDAAREGDEDWPLVLNGMIAFGLFDRIRRRLILGRDRLGIKPLYYAQIGGGLIFASEIKAILASGLIRAKADPEGFAQYLTFENTFGAQTLFAGMRMVEPGQTLVFEAARLRAHRYWDVVFRDETPMTFAEACDEFLVTAKESVARHLMSDVEIATYLSGGIDSTSVATLALENLGTGVATFNGRFDVGGWYDESGGARAVAERIGSRHSEVVMGPDDFAVCFDDLMYHLDEPRMGYGSFSQYVVAREASKSVKVILTGHGGDEFFGGYQVFKFAGFLASLPGDPGRAFRLLRGHRPREIPHLAYFLLQPLLTRARRTFLPLINTRRALMRMLQPRALAQLGQIDPRAGLTALIGDEPDTVRRLTRVFMKSYLPGLFTVEDKISMAHSLESRTPLCDNAMVDLSLRVPFELKLHGGELKAIPRAAMRSRLPEILYGMPKRGFPTPLRPWFRSDLSDFVRSRLSVRDTPLHSIFTPNAVRGVLDRQAHSPVRRLGAVDELFTHRVWQMLCLDSWMRRFDVDPGDLAEWGGA
- the recD2 gene encoding SF1B family DNA helicase RecD2 — protein: MSSQHLLDGLPEGDDQIFLTGEVRSVAFHAPDSGWTVARVAARGEPGQTTVVGVMGELTPGEVLEMWGRWKEHPRFGRQFEVNRFVQAYPASLAGVVRYLSSGLIKGVGPALAERMADRFGIEVLDILDNEPKRLLEVEGVGRKKLADIVACWNEQREIRGLMLFLQTHGAPVTFAPRIFSLWGAGAIAKLRENPYELAYLVRGVGFRTADAMALKLGFAPDALERVEAAIVFGLFTVSERGHLFFPRDELFGLCQELLGGLDHDRFDEALAGLEAKKRVVVEDLSVQGVEEAIWLRLFYNLERDVASRLVALLDHPCPRELRSKVEGLLPGLERAAGITLSNEQREAVVGACVNKAWIITGGPGTGKTTITRMIVRALAAAGLSVKLCAPTGRAAKRLSEAAGSAASTIHRLLQYQPDGGFAVNEEHKLKADAILVDEASMLDTQLFQALLRALPLTCRLVLVGDVNQLPSVGPGNVLADLLTSEALPHSRLEHIYRQAMESAIVRNAHRVNQGEFPIEDDAQPPKKDFWWIVQDDPATVRRLVIDCVAERIPRAYGLDPLRDIQVLTPMHKGEVGTKALNEAVQEVVNPRRRELLRGQTRFRAGDRVIQLRNDYEKDVFNGDLGFITEVDQEGGELLVDFDGRAVLYDATELDELSLAYAVSVHKSQGSEYPAVVIPLLTQHFVLLQRNLLYTAITRARKLVVLVGSRRAVALAVKNNRSERRYTNLRFRLQELVNG
- the dnaX gene encoding DNA polymerase III subunit gamma/tau, coding for MSTQSLTAKYRPQRFADVAGQEAVKAVLARASQEGRIAPAYLFSGTRGVGKTTVARIFAKAVNCETAPTAEPCNECRHCRAITAGAAVDVVEIDAASNRGIDDARRLKEDIGYAPIECRYKVFIVDEAHMLTREAFNALLKTLEEPPPHATFVLATTEPHKFPATIISRCQHYVFKRLPQKELEAHLRGLLEREGAPFEPAALTLLARRGAGSVRDSMSLLSQALAMGGATLTASDVREVLGLAGREMLLEILSAVAAGDCPALSRLLGQVLDQGLDLGFFLRELAGTWRDLFLLAQSQGQALEVLDMPAEEARELAGFASRLSLAHIHACWQLTLEGQRRVLHSLEPAQALELLLFNMACLPRLLDLDGPGATGAVTPASGNVSGNTPGNTPGGAASAPPKSSASGPGNAPQSPSGAKQGGEVAPPPQAPTAKAMPAAPREPAPASSREPARRASQDEAPPWEDGDPGPCADATPPWAETAPRDPEPPRTAEAASPAPKAEEKASPEPVAAPRGNPPPPPGPRDFEAFRAYVGTRENGRALPPSFSLCTGEYAGGGLTVVCQNDSHRSQMTQADNLARITAAARDFFGPDVTIGFSSVRRAPEKSRREMLDEILANPVVRRMKDEFGAVIMDFGPKH